GGCTGCTGGCCGAGCCCTCGTGCCCCCAGGCGCTCGCGTGCAGGCGCAGGGGCGTGCCCTCGGCCCCGGAGAGCTTCAGGGTGAGCGGGATGCGGCCCTCGGGCTCGCCGTGGGAGAGCAGGCCCTCGGTGCGGCGGGCCAGGGACGGGTCGCTGTTGAGCCACACGCGCTGACCGGGCGCCACGCGTCCCAGGTCCGGACCCGGGTGGCCGAAGCCGAGCACCCAGCCGTTGCCCCTCCGGTCCACGCGGAAGATGGGGCCTCCGGGCTCGTGCTTGTCCTCGGGCGTGCTCGCGTCGAAGACGACGCCCATGCCCGGGCGTGGATCCACGTCGGCCGGAGTGGGCTCTCCCGCGAGCGGAGAGGACACCTGTCCGCCGGGCGCCTCGGGACGTTCCCCTCCCAGGCCGAGGGCTCCCGTCCAGGGGCGCTCGTCGGGCGTGACGACGACCTCCTTGCCGGACACCGAGCGCACCCGGCCGAGGTACAGGCCCCGGTGCTTGGGGAAGCGGCCCTCGACGAGCGTCTGGTGGTCCGAGCCCGCGAGGAAGCCGTTGGAGAAGCCGCGGCTGTACGTGAGGGACATGTCGGCCAGGTCGCTCGCGAGCTGGCGCTCATCCGGCTTGCCGGCGACGACTCCATCCACCCACCGGCGATAGCCCTGCACCGTGGTCGTCACGTACTGCGGACCCTTCAGCCGCCCTTCGATCTTCAGGCTGTGCACGCCGATGTCGACGAGCTCGGGCACGGCGCGCACGCCCGCCAGGTCCTTGGGGCTGAGCAGGTACTTCACGTCGCCCAGATCGCGCTTCTGGCCGTCCACCATCAAGTCGTACGGAAGGCGGCAGGATTGGGCGCACTGGCCCCGATTGGCCGAGCGCCCGCCCCATGCCTCGCTGGTGAGGCACTGGCCGCTCCAGGACATGCAGAGCGCCCCGTGGATGAAGACCTCCAGCTCCATGTCCGTCTGACTGGCCAGCCGGCGGATTTCAGTGGTGGAGAGCTCTCGGGGAACCACGACGCGGGTGATGCCCAGGCCCCGGGCGAAGCGGATGCCCTCGGCGCTCGAGACGGTCATCTGCGTGGAGGCATGTAGCTCCAGTTGCGGGCAGATGGCGCGGGCGAGCAGGGCGATGGCCGGGTCCTGGACGATGAGGGCGTCCACGCCCGCCTCGGCCACCTGGCGGAGGATGCGCTCCACCACGGGCAGCTCGGGCTCGAAGATGAGCGTGTTGAGCGTCAGGTAGGCGCGAGCCCCGGCCCGGTGGACGAGCGCCATCGTCTCGGGGAGGCGCTCCAGGTTGAAGTTGTCGGCGCGGGCGCGGGCGTTGAAGCCCTCGTCGAGCCCGAAATAGACGGCGTCCGCTCCGCTGGCGAGCGCGGCGCGCATGGACTCGAGGTCGCCCGCCGGGGCGAGGATTTCAGGACGTCGGGGAGGCATGCCGCCTCACATAACACGCCCCCCTCTCCCTCGCGTCCCCTCGGTTTCGAGCTGTCGGGGTGACACCGCTGCCCCTGGCGGAAGGCTCGCACCCAGGAGGGGAGGCAGGCAGGCGAATCATCT
This DNA window, taken from Archangium lipolyticum, encodes the following:
- a CDS encoding U32 family peptidase, with translation MPPRRPEILAPAGDLESMRAALASGADAVYFGLDEGFNARARADNFNLERLPETMALVHRAGARAYLTLNTLIFEPELPVVERILRQVAEAGVDALIVQDPAIALLARAICPQLELHASTQMTVSSAEGIRFARGLGITRVVVPRELSTTEIRRLASQTDMELEVFIHGALCMSWSGQCLTSEAWGGRSANRGQCAQSCRLPYDLMVDGQKRDLGDVKYLLSPKDLAGVRAVPELVDIGVHSLKIEGRLKGPQYVTTTVQGYRRWVDGVVAGKPDERQLASDLADMSLTYSRGFSNGFLAGSDHQTLVEGRFPKHRGLYLGRVRSVSGKEVVVTPDERPWTGALGLGGERPEAPGGQVSSPLAGEPTPADVDPRPGMGVVFDASTPEDKHEPGGPIFRVDRRGNGWVLGFGHPGPDLGRVAPGQRVWLNSDPSLARRTEGLLSHGEPEGRIPLTLKLSGAEGTPLRLHASAWGHEGSASSQTPLAPAKGKGLDEALLRDKLGAFGGTPFTLAHLDCSELAPGLHLPVSELKALRRDLVAGLSAAVERGPKRTVVETPVLEQVRASLLATVPEAPTEDGARLLPLCRNDEQLEAVIAAGLREVELDWMEMVGLQRAVERARAAGLRVTIATVRVQKPGEEGYDARLDRLRPDAVLVRHWGAMMHFLERPAGQPRPVLHGDFSLNVTNSLTAAHLLRLGLDTLTFSHDLDETQLFSLLDHAPAHRFAVALHHHIATFHTEHCVYSHNLSNGRDYRSCGRPCERHQISLRDRIGLEHPVIVDVGCRNTVFNAQAQSAASLVPKLLERGVRRYRVEFVRETREEATRVLNAYQELLAGKISPTEAVRRTAVHEQFGVTRGTMQVLS